The following are encoded in a window of Vicia villosa cultivar HV-30 ecotype Madison, WI unplaced genomic scaffold, Vvil1.0 ctg.001344F_1_1, whole genome shotgun sequence genomic DNA:
- the LOC131634756 gene encoding uncharacterized protein LOC131634756 — MLRRNIRLRREYLYRKSLEGKERLLYEKKRKIREALEEGKPIPTELRKEETALRRQIDLEDENTTVPITHIDDEYAFAAEKDPKIMLTTSRDPSAPLKQFVTELSTVFPNAQRINRGGQAISEIIDACRSHDYTDVILVHEHRGVPAGLTLYHLPFGPTACFSLVNVVTRHEIKDKKALGAMSGAYPKIILNNFSTSLGERTSNILKHLFPEPKPDAKRIVSFSNNSDYISFRHHIYQKLAGPNSVELKEIGPRFELRLYQIKLGIVDQAEAQTEWVLRPYMNTTKKRKFL, encoded by the exons ATGTTGCGAAGAAACATCCGTTTGCGGAGAGAGTATTTGTATAGAAAAAGCTTAGAAGGAAAGGAGCGTCTCCTTTATGAGAAGAAGCGCAAAATCAGAGAAGCTCTTGAAG AAGGTAAACCTATACCTACTGAGCTTCGAAAAGAGGAGACGGCACTTCGTCGTCAAATTGATCTCGAAGATGAAAACACAACTG TTCCAATAACTCACATTGATGATGAGTATGCATTTGCGGCTGAGAAAGATCCTAAAATCATGCTCACCACATCAAGGGATCCAAGCGCTCCTCTTAAACAGTTTGTAACGGAGTTGAGTACTGTCTTTCCCAATGCTCAACGAATAAACCGTGGTGGTCAGGCTATTTCAGAGATTATAGATGCTTGTCGGTCGCACGACTATACAGATGTAATATTGGTTCATGAACACCGTGGCGTGCCTGCTGGTTTAACTCTTTACCATCTACCATTTGGCCCAACTGCATGTTTTAGTTTAGTCAATGTG GTTACAAGACATGAAATTAAAGACAAAAAAGCTCTTGGAGCCATGTCGGGGGCTTATCCAAAAATTATACTTAATAATTTCTCAACTTCG TTAGGTGAAAGGACTTCCAATATTCTAAAGCATCTGTTTCCGGAGCCAAAACCTGACGCAAAGCGTATTGTCTCTTTTTCCAACAATTCAGACTATATCAGTTTCAG GCATCATATATATCAAAAACTTGCGGGTCCTAACTCTGTCGAATTGAAGGAAATTGGTCCACGGTTTGAACTGCGACTATATCAG ATAAAATTGGGAATAGTGGATCAAGCTGAAGCTCAAACAGAATGGGTCTTGAGACCATACATGAACACTACCAAGAAGCGGAAGTTTCTCTGA